The nucleotide window AGGAGCAACTCAGTGTGATAACAGAACAAACATTGGAGGACTACAGACTCCAGGGAGGAGATAACTACGGTGTGTTGCAACTGTGATAAAGTCACAGTCCTCACAGTAAACCTGAAATAAAGCTGTAGAAAGCATCTTACATGCACACTGCAttctgcaaacagcaaacaaatgaaagtgaTTGTTTcacacacaacagaaaacatacaGTCCTGGGCTGGCAGGGCAAGAAGAACTGGAAGACTGAAGGGAGTGTAAAGCATCGCACATGATGGCTGCATGTGATTTCCTAAATATATACAGTGTTTTTAGTTTCACCTTCCAAATAGAACTAGCTAAGTCCTGGAAGTAAAGAAGGATgattccagcagctgctgctcccctaTGAGAGAGAATTCTAACCCCCTTACTCACACTATCCACAACAGGGGCCTTTGGCAAAGACACTTCAGTGCTGAGACACTGCACAGTGAACCCACAGCTCCATTTTCAGGGCACAGACATCTCTGGCAGCAAAAGAGGGATTtcttaaaacagagaaaagaaagtattcATTATGAAAGTGGTCACTGATTCAGTTACCATTTAAAGCTGCAAATGTAACTGTAAACCACCTTCCTTATGAGTatataatatgaaaatattataataaatatatgtacatGGTATGATATGGTGGAGGCAGGGGGGGAAGCTTCCCTGGTACTTATTCTGATTTAACTCATTTATTGCCCACTGTAAACAGACTTCCCTTCATAATCATGCAGGACTTCTCTATTGTCTGCACACAACTCTAGCTCTTCCTTACAGCTAGTGCAGGGctcatgaaaaaaacaaattaccaTCAATTTGTCTGATTTGGTCAATATTCATGGTTGTGGATATACAGAAGAATATTCGGAATATTCTTCTGATAACATTCTGATCTACAGAAGAATATTCCCTGTTTGTTCATAGCAGATGGGGCAGCAAAGCTTCCACTTTGGTTGGTAAGCAAACTGACTACCAACTGTTTTGGATCTTTATACCAAACCATAGTACCAGCCAGACAAAAATTCAAGCCCTCAGAGGCAATGGTATAAGGCTGCATCTTATACACACATGTGCAAAACAGATGAACCAGAGCATTTGTCCTTGCTTAAATCAAGCACTTAGTTTTGCAACCTTAATGCTCTTCCCATGTTTTCTAATGTGTACTTCTCTcaacttaggaaaaaaaaacaaatcatagTTCTGGCACATCAATCTATCAGCCATTTAACAGATCCTAGAATCTCTCATTCTTCAAATTGATAGAACAGTGgaggtttttttccctccttatTTGGAAAAGTCAGTAACGTGAAATATAAATCCTCAGCAAACCCCTCCACATGTGACTATGTCTAGCATCTCTAATAATGACCATGCAAAACCAGATATTTTTCTCCACCCAACAAGTGCGTGCATCAGAACTGAGAACCACAAACCACTCCTGCTACTCGCTTGCCATGAAAACCCAGCACAAcacaccccccaaaaaaaccaaacccaacaaCTCTACTCTTTCTCTACCATTATAGTGGttcttttctctgcctctcaTCCCCTTCAGCACATATACCTTCATAAAAGCAGGCACTGGGAAGCTTAACAGTGACTTTACCTTTACCACTTTCATCTACGCCTCATTTAGCAGTGAGGGTGTCAGATTTTCCAAAACTAAGTCAGATTTACAGTCAGTTGTTTTTTGCTGGCAAaaatagaatgagtgtgttaaaATTCTTCAGTGTGAACTGCTACAAGAAATACCAGTACAAAATAAATGGGCattaaaggcatttttttcttgctaagtaaataaagttttattaaattccaacatttaaagcatttattATACAACAATTTACATATTTCCAAATCCACTTTCCACGGATCATATACCGTAATTAATATTATTCTGGTTTTATTCCGGCAGTGATTAACTCTGCCCCCACCCAATGCCCCAAATGAACTGGCCTACTGTAgatgaaatatatattcatttagTTAAGTTCTACAAATCAAATACattccacacacacaaaaattacaacagaatttaataaatacaaaataagcaGCAAAAGTTTGAGtttggtttgttattttttccatttgaaatacTGAACACAGGTCTAAATCACACACaccaaaataaaattggaaCATGCATACAGAAATCCTTGAAGGGCAATTAGGGATTTCTGTCTTTGAGAAATATTAGAAAGGGTTAATTCTTCATGCTACCGAAACTAAGACTGATCTAGGATACATCCcatatgtaattaaaataaaaagactaaAAGAATGGGAGTGGGCTTTGAAGTGTTTTTTGGCACATTTTAAATGGTACTTATCATCAAGTAACCAAACTTTCAGAAGCaattaaagaaaaccaaacaacaactAAATTATACTGGCAGAACtcaatgcatttctgaaatgataaTATGACCATATCTGCTCCTGAGAGGATACATGGAGGagtacacacacacaagttACCTGTGCACCTTGGTGACAGCAGGATTGGTGCAGACAGGTTTCTGCATGCATTCGGGCCGAAcgaagagagaaataaaaagcagggaaaacaaaataaaagtcagACTAGCAGCAACTCATTGGGAGAGCACCTAAAGACAGACCTACAAAAGCCTCCTGTTAAGGCAACCAGCAATTAGTCTTCTTAGCCCAGTAAAACTTAAATGAAAATCTGTACACCAGGACTGCTGGTCTAGAGGGAACATCCTACATTGCAGAATCCAGAGCAGAGCTTTTAAATGAAGGCATTTAGATAAACAGACAGAGGGTTACAGGCTATCAAGATTCTCTCTACATAAGACCATTTTATGCGATGCCACTGATGGGAAAGAATCCTGAAAGACAGAGCATGGGCAGGGGGAAGTATTAAATACATGTGAAAGCTTCTGAAAACTTAAACAGATACTgttgcatgaagaaaaaaaactgcaaagtTATAGGTGCTGGGAAACAGAATGATCTGGTCTAACAAGTAGAAGATCCTAGCAGGTTGGGCGAGCTCTGCTTTCAGACTAAAAGATGACTGACTGCCCCAGCTTCTCCATCAAGCTTCCAGTGCACAATACATTTGCTAGCGTGCCCCTAACAGTGTTTCTCAGCATTCTCGTGAGTAAAAATGCAAGACTTACACAGGGAAGAAGGGGACACAAAAGTAGGTCAGTAGTTAACTCAGTGTTGGAGGGCTCAAGGTGATGAATGAAGTGAGACTTCAAAATTTCACATACAGAACTTCTCATATTTACAAAGCCTATGACACTCATCAAATACACCTCAGACACACCTCCCACGAAATGAAAACAACTGCTGAAGGGTAAAGCAGAAGTGTGTCTGGCTCAGGACCACACAGGAAcacaggaaaacactgaaagcCACAGTTCTGGTCCTGCCATCCTCAGCAATGAACACTTTTGACCCATGGCACATAGGTCTGCCCAAGAGAAAGCTAAATATCAGAGAGCAGAGTGAGTGACTCCCTGTGACTACAGCCAGAGATGCCAGTCTCTGCTGCTGTGGCGTTTCACAGAGCTGCACcaaagaggaaggggaggaaaggaggtTGTACAGAAGAAAACTGGTTCATCAGCTGCAACGTACTCATATTCATTTGCATCCTACCTTTCTTGTACAAGCTATGAAAACAAGAATGTTTGTATTAAGGTTTTCTGATCTCTCATATATCCCCCAGAGTGATTTTAGTTTGTGTTAAGCTCGTCTAggaaagatggagagaaaatTCCCTGTTATCCTGTAGCAGTTGGTTATTCTGCTATGTGCCTGTCAGACAGCCAGGCCACTGATATGCTAATATTATCAAAGAAATGACCTGCAGAAGCCTTTAGtcttcttaaagaaaacacCACTTACTTGAAATATTAGAACCTTACAACGTTCAAGCTTTAACTCATTGAATCTTATctgcatatttttcaaatatcattcCCATACTCTcacaaaagaaattaagtatataaaaaaacaaaccaaaaacactgaacaaaaaggaaaaaagagacagaataCCTCAGCTTTTGACTTTATGCTTTACAACAGAAAGCAGTGAATGCTCAAATAGCAACAGAAATGATGCCAATTAAGATATTattgttcatttgcttttattaccGCTGCTTTCAGAAAGTAATTACTAAATGCCCAACTATTCTAGGGAAAATGCCTGCAGAAAGACAACTACTTTCATCTTAAATATCAGTTTCCCTCAACTTCTCAAGTGGAAGAAAGcctgaatttcagaaaataatgttgGCACCTCCCTGCACTGGTGAGCAGTGCAGACTGGTAGACCCACAGCATGCTACAGACAAAGTGGGACAAAGAcaatcaaataaaaatgaaattgttccTTTCCCATAACTTTTTTTAGCGTAAGACTTCTGGAATTTAGATATTCAGAGGACACTCTGTGGCCCTTCTGCAAAACACGTGTGTGTCATTTCACTGCAAGAGATCAGAATTTCACCAGTCTGAGATTGGGTAAGGCGACTGCCTAACGCGTAATCAACAGAGAATCAAGAAGCAGCTGTAGGACACACAATAAACATGCACAGAACATGCATCATCTCTGTGACCGTGTTATCTTTAAATGCAGAATGTCAATAATAGTGAACTCAAAGAAGGAATTTCTTGAGTATTTTTACACACACTCTGATTTGTTTCATAGCTGAAGATACAGTGTTTTCTCCTCAGATTTAACAGAATCTGCTTAAGTCCATCCTACTACGTTCTTATAGCTTTcctgaaaaagcattttctttcagagcaaaaaAGCCAATGTACTGACTAAAAAGGATGGCAAAAATCCATGAAATGGGAAACTCCTCAAGGAGAACGTAGAATTATCTCTGttatttcagctctgctgcccaatCTCATGGGTATTCCAAAGTACATCGTCCCTGGGCTGACGTAGACAAAGGTGTTCTGCCCAACTTTGTACAAGCCAACAAAGAAAGGATTCAGAAAATAAGCTCCAGCATTTAGTGGGAACATCTGCCCTCCATGAGTATGACCAGAGagaattaaatttatttctggTCTCTCCTGAAGGGCCCACTTTGCAGCCATCGGCTGATGAGCTAGCAGCACTATTGCATGCTCACTGCTACAACCTCTGAGagctttttttaaatccatgcCATGCCCTGAGTAACGTAATACATCTGCCTCAATATCATCAACACCAGCCAGGCAGAACCAGTCATCAGTGCTCTCCGGTGAAACAATCTTCACGTTCTCATTATGGAGTGGCCGAATGTTAAAAGATTTTAACAGCTCAAACCAGTTGCTAACATCTGATGTGTAGTATTCATGGTTTCCCGTGACAAAGTACGTTCCCAGAGGAGAATGAAGCTCTCCAAGAGGCTCAACAGCAGGCCGTATGATCTCTGCCTCGGAGTCAGTCAGGTCCCCAACGATCACTGTGATATCTGGTTTCAAAGCCTTAACCATGCGCACGATCATGGCAAGCTTGGTCTTCCCAACCGTAGGTCCCAGATGGATATCCGAAAGCAAGACCACTTTTAAGTTGTTCATTGTTGAGGGCAGCTTGTGAACTGGAATCTCCACTCTATTCACAGTAGGAGGCTGGGAAGCATTTAGCAGCCCAATGACAGTCAGTACAGCAGTCAGCATGACTGCCAAAACcggctttgctgctgttctgctgctcttaCCACTGCTGTTTGCCTTAATACCTCTCCCAACAAAGAACTTGTAAGCTTGTTCTACCGAGCCTagagcaaagaggaagaagataAGAAGAATATAGGCCCCCAGGCAAGTGTAGGcagctaaagaaaagaaatagggCTCTTCTGCAACAAGAAATAGCAACGTAAAGAAACTTGAGTGAGCCAAAGCTAGAAACATGAAGACGGCTATCTTCCATGGCATGAAAAAGAAGGAGCTGGCAGCTGAAGACCTGGAAAACATGGTGACTGTGCTTTTCCAAACATGAAGAGATCCTATCAGCATCAGCGTGTTAGCAAACAGTGCCATCTGCAGCCTCAGAAGCCAATGCCGCGTCCTGAGCTCCAGTTGTTCTGCCAGATAACTCCGTGATAACATCATGGAGAAGAAAACCActcctgcagccactgcagccTTTGCCTCAAGGGGCAGTTGCTTGAAGGAGATCATCTTTGTTTCCTGTCCGTTCTGTTCTGTAGGAGTCTCCAGCAGGCAATTATGTGGTTATGAAGGGATGCCTTGGGTCAATGCAGCCTGCAACCAGGAACCAGTATCAGCCgttttaaaatattacacaCATTCCCTTTCTCCCAGACTGCAATAAGGGACTGTAATTCTGCACATACTACCAGGATACTGGGTCATACAGAATCACTACCATAACGTCAGGAAGGAAATTTCCTCATGCTAGATAAATAATGAACTGAGAACACTCAACCCTGACATTCTGCTTCCATGTTCTCTGCCTGCTTCCCTCAATGattcttccccttttctttccttgaacatGTTCTCTCTCCACTATGACTTCCTTACAGCACTTGGCAATAGATCACAACACTGATGCAATGACCTCTGGAAACAATCATTAAATTATTGGCAAACAATCATTATAGTATTCTACAAGCATGACTAAGCTGTTTCTGCTACTAGCGTacactttttctgttctttttcacaAGCAGTTGGCACCATCCCAAAAGCAGGTATTACAATATATCCTTCTTAGTGAACACAAAACTCTATAAACTCATACATCAGCAGTGGGATGCCCACAGAATGGCTACGAGATGCAGCTGTGATCCTAGAATAATGGAACACTATGGATGCGGAAACATCCTTGCCTCCACTCGTGAATAAGAGCTCCCCGTATCTCTCAAACTTGGTAGGGCCAGTGAAACTCACATTGTGTTTTGTTACTCACTTCCTGCTCACTCCCGTAACATGCAGAGTTCCTAAGACTTGACACCTATTTCAGCATACCCTGGCCTAACAGGATGCAATTAAATTGAAATGGGATTTAAACATCATGTACTGTGTTCCTTTGGAAGGAGGGTACTAAGATAATACAGTTCTGCTGCCTGACTGAAAACAGCTAAGCAACCGTTCTGTATAAATTCTACTGGAATTCCCCACTTTAATCTGTATTTCATCCAGAGTATATAGTGTTTCTACTATTGCATAGTTCACGTattcctatttaaaataaatacagttttattttaaccaCAGGTGATAGGTGTTTGGATGGTCTTTTGTACTATACAATACTGACTGAATCTGAGATATCAAAAAAACTCGATTTAAAGCCACACAGGAACACACACTGTTTCAAAACACTTCCTGTGTTTTGGTCCCTAtttaactagaaaaaaagaaagcaatcacTATCACCAAAAATACCTCAGAAGTAGGGCAGAAGAACAGTCTTGTAAGATTACACAGAGAGCTAGAGACCAGATGTCTACAAACCTAAGTTTGCCATGATACTTATCTGTAGCACATACCTCCCCTAACTGAAAGGGATGTTAGCATCTCTGTTTTGACAGGTCCCTGCTATGTTTTGAGGACTAAATCAAGCTTTACAAGGACCCCTTCTTTCATTGGTTGGTCAGTGAAATACaggttaagaaagaaaatgtgctgcagctctcaATTCCTCCAGGCCTCTCAGCTGTTACAACACTGTCCTTAAAAAATATAATGCTGTTTTACACAAATTTACCTTCTCAACAGAAGGTAAAGCTAGGGAGATAAGAAATGCCCAACTGATTCAAGTCCACAGATCTCTTAGACTCCAGGCCATATTCAGCCTGGACAACAGCAATAAGAAAGGTCTGTAGGAATAATGCAACTGTGGCCACTGCCTGTGTGCTGTTCCTCTCCTACTTCTGCAGCAGACAGAACTGTTACATTAGGGATGTACCAAACACACCCTCTGCCTTACCCTTTATATACATTATTTATGAACCTGATGTATACTGTCTAACCCTTCTTGTTGGAATCTGTTTGCTTCTACAACCTCCTGTAGCAACAGGCTACTAAAATTCACTGTatatttttatagcattttATCTACTTTAAACTAATCTACTAATCTCAGACCATTAATTTGGTGCCAGCTCCCCCTCATCCATTACCTTCACAACCTCGTAACACTCAGTCATAAACCCACCCCCCTCTGTGACCAAAATTACTGTCACCGAACTCCCTTGGATAAATATGCTGCTTTTCGTATAGCTTTAGCCATCTGCACGTCACTCAATTAACAAAAATTAACATAAGAGCAACATTTTGCTTCAAGCTTAAGGAGCAAGTGACAAAGCCTATCTCTCACAGCGACTGTCTGGACAAAGAATTTGCCCGGGCCTTCGTTAGGCAGCTGTGCAACCCTCCAGAGAGACACGGAGGGAGCCAGTGCCACAACGGGGCAGGACGGAACACAGCTCCCTCACACAACACGCACAGGAACAGCCAGTTTTTCCATGTGATCAGCTAACGCGGTGTCAGGCAGCAGCTCCGTTTCCGCTCCCCCTCcgcttcccccctcccccctctccAAAGCCACTTAATGTGTAATTCCTCATAAAATGGACCTAAAGGGCGGATGGGGTAGAACCAGTCCCAACCAGGTATGCGTGAGCCCGAGAGCTGCGAAGCAGAGGGGCTGGCGGGGCGGAAAGCGGCCGCCTCACTTCCTCACACACGCGGGTGGCGCCGAAACGAAAGGCGCTGCGGGAAGGAAGGAGCCGGCCTGGCCCGCACCCCCAGCTTAAAGCACTCATTGATAGCGGCTCAAAGGTCGctgttattaaataaaaagtaacGAAGGCCGTGCAGCGTCCTCCTTCCTAGGGGCAGCGTCCTCCTTCCTAGGGACAGCCACCTGAGGGGCCATTCACCTCCCCTCCGAGCCTGGGCAGCCCGAGCGGACACGCGAGCCGCCCGCTGTGCGAGGAGCCGAGAGGACTCACCGCCGCACGGAGGAGCTCCGCCAGGCCGGCCAGCGGGAGCAGCAGCCGCAGCATGACGGCAGCGAGCGGGCAGCGAAGCGTTCCGCGGCGTTCGACCCCGGCGCACGGCGCCGTCAGCTGACTGAACCCGGTCCCCActcgccccgccccgcggctTGAAGGGGCCGGACCGGGAAGGGAAGGGGCGGCCGCGAACCGCTGCGCCCGAGTGGGGAAAGTGCGACAGAGGGGCGCGGGCCGGTCGGAGGTGAGGGGTATTCCCAGCTAAAAAGgtgcaaagagaaaagtaaaCGCAGAGTCGCCGTGCGCCTTTGGAGACAGCAGCGCCAAAGCAAAAATAGAAGCCTACGACACTCGGTATTCCCAGGCAGTCTCCCATCCAAGTACTAACCGAGCCCGACCCTGCTTAGCTTCCGAGATCAGACGAGATCGGGCGTTTCCAGGGTGGTATGGCCGTAGGCGCTAGAAAAGCTTCTCCAGCTGGCTTTAAGGTGCACACTGCTATGTTTCAGTGACAGGCCTATCTCCgttcttcctctgctctgcagcagccacctTCCCATTGCCACGTTTGCCTCCATCTTGCTCTACCCACATCTTACAAACTTCACCTGCTTTGGACAGCACAAAGAACTCTTTAAGCAGCAGTATGATAAGTGTACCTAATTTCACTTCCCTCAGCTTCCCCTTCAACACAGCTACCAAATCCCCCAAAAGATTGTCCCTTCTCTAAACCTATTCCTATGTTTCAGCCACCCCAAACCCTCTGCAGGTTTCATGAGCGTGAGTGAGCACAACATACTGTCCAGCTGAGCAGGCATCTTCTTACCACAGAATATataaaggctgaaaaagacctctacCACCATCTactccaaccatcagcccatcatcACCATGACTGATAGCCGt belongs to Lagopus muta isolate bLagMut1 chromosome 7, bLagMut1 primary, whole genome shotgun sequence and includes:
- the TMPPE gene encoding transmembrane protein with metallophosphoesterase domain, whose amino-acid sequence is MISFKQLPLEAKAAVAAGVVFFSMMLSRSYLAEQLELRTRHWLLRLQMALFANTLMLIGSLHVWKSTVTMFSRSSAASSFFFMPWKIAVFMFLALAHSSFFTLLFLVAEEPYFFSLAAYTCLGAYILLIFFLFALGSVEQAYKFFVGRGIKANSSGKSSRTAAKPVLAVMLTAVLTVIGLLNASQPPTVNRVEIPVHKLPSTMNNLKVVLLSDIHLGPTVGKTKLAMIVRMVKALKPDITVIVGDLTDSEAEIIRPAVEPLGELHSPLGTYFVTGNHEYYTSDVSNWFELLKSFNIRPLHNENVKIVSPESTDDWFCLAGVDDIEADVLRYSGHGMDLKKALRGCSSEHAIVLLAHQPMAAKWALQERPEINLILSGHTHGGQMFPLNAGAYFLNPFFVGLYKVGQNTFVYVSPGTMYFGIPMRLGSRAEITEIILRSP